A genome region from Vallitalea okinawensis includes the following:
- a CDS encoding phosphodiester glycosidase family protein, which produces MSAKLLLILGLMFNINTSDTPIFYESFQSSINEQPLYINCLIVDMNNEAIQVTSALSKEVIYGFEETSKMAERNEALVAVNGTFFDDYGHHIGGMMIEEEWITLPDPNLPTVILTDDNRITIDDTRVSAYLEHGNKKYPIDGLNRYAYGEELLLFTPMHGSTTRIYSDAVNYIIDEDKVIDIIHSEEPVGIEEGTIVLVDIGGKAGLALNVDNEIRLTYEGLEDENTVELFQASSYLVKDGENVAKIFDPIIGLTTNREPRTLLGVTENNKLVILVVDGRKPGISVGLTGHEAAELMMEFGCTDAVLLDGGASSTMIVEEVIVNHLANEKERIVGHSIIIKIQE; this is translated from the coding sequence ATGAGTGCTAAATTATTGTTGATACTAGGACTTATGTTTAATATAAACACAAGTGATACACCTATCTTTTATGAGTCATTCCAATCCAGTATAAATGAACAACCCTTATATATCAATTGCTTAATTGTGGATATGAATAATGAAGCTATCCAAGTAACTAGTGCGCTCTCCAAAGAGGTTATCTATGGGTTTGAGGAGACTAGTAAGATGGCAGAACGCAATGAAGCTTTAGTTGCAGTGAATGGAACATTTTTTGATGATTATGGTCATCACATTGGTGGTATGATGATAGAAGAAGAATGGATCACATTGCCCGATCCTAACTTACCTACTGTTATCTTAACAGATGATAATCGAATTACGATCGATGACACTAGGGTTTCCGCATATTTGGAACATGGGAATAAAAAATATCCTATCGATGGATTAAATCGCTATGCCTATGGAGAAGAGTTACTTCTTTTTACCCCAATGCATGGTTCAACAACACGGATCTATAGTGATGCTGTTAACTACATTATTGATGAAGATAAAGTTATAGATATTATTCATTCTGAGGAACCTGTTGGTATAGAAGAAGGAACCATAGTCTTAGTTGATATTGGTGGAAAAGCAGGGCTTGCGTTAAATGTTGATAATGAAATTAGGTTGACTTATGAAGGTCTAGAAGATGAAAATACAGTTGAATTATTCCAAGCTAGCAGTTATCTTGTTAAAGATGGCGAAAATGTAGCTAAAATTTTTGATCCCATCATTGGATTAACCACTAATCGAGAACCTCGAACCTTACTTGGGGTAACGGAAAATAATAAATTAGTTATCCTCGTGGTAGATGGCAGGAAGCCGGGGATAAGTGTCGGGTTAACAGGACATGAAGCTGCTGAACTCATGATGGAATTTGGGTGCACTGATGCTGTACTCTTAGATGGTGGTGCATCCAGTACAATGATTGTTGAAGAAGTAATTGTTAATCATCTGGCTAATGAGAAAGAGCGTATTGTTGGGCATAGCATTATCATCAAGATCCAGGAGTAG
- the mreB gene encoding rod shape-determining protein MreB: MFSTDIGIDLGTANVLVYIKGKGIVLQEPSVVAIDKNSDQILAVGEEARRMLGRTPGNIVAIRPLRQGVISDYEITEKMLKYFINKAVGKRLIKPRIAVCVPSGVTGVEKRAVEDATHQAGARHVDIIEEPIAAAIGAGIDISKACGSMVVDIGGGTSDIAVISLGGTVVSASIKSAGDNFDEAIVRYIRKKHNLLIGERTAEDIKIKIGVAIVEDESDMKTMDIRGRNLVTGLPVTINISSKEIEEALREPVTNISEAVHNVLERTPPELASDISDRGIVMTGGGSLLQGLDRLLQLKTGINVFVADDAVSCVAVGTGKYVEYLSTK, translated from the coding sequence ATGTTTTCAACAGATATTGGAATTGATTTAGGAACTGCAAATGTACTTGTCTATATTAAAGGCAAAGGAATTGTATTACAAGAGCCATCAGTTGTGGCCATAGATAAAAACTCAGATCAGATTTTAGCTGTAGGAGAAGAAGCGAGAAGAATGTTAGGTAGAACACCTGGAAATATTGTAGCCATTCGCCCACTCCGTCAGGGTGTCATCTCTGATTATGAAATAACAGAAAAAATGCTTAAATACTTCATCAACAAAGCTGTCGGAAAGAGACTGATTAAACCTCGAATAGCTGTATGTGTGCCAAGTGGTGTAACTGGTGTTGAAAAAAGAGCTGTAGAAGATGCGACACATCAAGCGGGTGCCAGACATGTTGATATCATTGAAGAACCAATAGCTGCTGCAATTGGAGCTGGGATTGATATTTCAAAGGCATGTGGTAGCATGGTAGTTGATATCGGTGGTGGAACATCCGATATTGCAGTTATTTCTTTAGGTGGTACAGTCGTTAGTGCTTCCATTAAATCAGCTGGCGATAATTTTGATGAAGCTATTGTTAGATATATTAGAAAAAAACATAATCTGCTCATTGGAGAAAGAACAGCAGAGGATATTAAAATAAAAATTGGTGTTGCCATTGTTGAAGATGAAAGCGACATGAAGACAATGGATATTAGAGGTAGAAACTTAGTTACGGGCCTTCCTGTAACCATTAATATATCATCAAAGGAAATTGAAGAAGCGTTACGTGAACCAGTCACCAATATTTCTGAGGCAGTTCATAATGTTCTTGAAAGAACACCACCTGAATTAGCTTCTGATATATCTGATCGTGGAATCGTTATGACAGGTGGAGGAAGTTTACTTCAAGGATTAGATCGTTTGCTTCAACTCAAAACAGGTATCAATGTTTTTGTTGCTGACGATGCGGTTTCATGTGTTGCTGTGGGTACTGGTAAATATGTGGAATACTTATCAACTAAGTAA
- the metK gene encoding methionine adenosyltransferase → MARRLFTSESVTEGHPDKICDQISDAVLDAIFAQDPNARVACETAVTTGLVLVMGEVTTNCYVDIPKIVRQTVREIGYDRAKYGFDCDTCSVLTSLDEQSADIAMGVDKALEAKQGEMTEEEIEATGAGDQGMMFGYACDETPELMPMPISLAHKLTKKLSEVRKDGTLSYLRPDGKSQVTVEYEDNQPVRIDTVVISTQHGEEVDHATIEKDIKEHVVKAVLPEDLLDENTRYFINPTGRFVIGGPQGDAGLTGRKIIVDTYGGYASHGGGAFSGKDPTKVDRSAAYAARYVAKNIVAAGLARRCEIELAYAIGVAEPVSILVNTHGTGVISDEEITALVKEHFDLRPAGIIKQLDLRRPIYRQTAAYGHFGRTDVDLPWERTDKVEALKAAIQ, encoded by the coding sequence ATGGCAAGACGATTATTTACTTCAGAATCTGTAACAGAAGGACATCCAGATAAAATCTGTGACCAAATTTCTGATGCAGTATTAGATGCAATCTTTGCGCAAGACCCAAATGCGAGGGTTGCTTGTGAAACGGCTGTAACAACAGGCTTAGTTTTAGTTATGGGAGAGGTAACAACGAATTGTTATGTAGATATCCCAAAAATCGTTAGACAAACTGTAAGAGAGATTGGTTATGATAGAGCTAAATATGGTTTTGACTGTGATACATGTTCTGTATTAACATCATTGGATGAGCAGTCAGCGGACATTGCTATGGGCGTTGATAAAGCATTAGAAGCTAAGCAAGGTGAAATGACAGAAGAAGAAATTGAAGCAACAGGTGCTGGTGATCAAGGTATGATGTTTGGTTATGCTTGTGATGAAACACCAGAACTAATGCCAATGCCAATTTCATTAGCTCACAAGTTAACTAAAAAATTATCAGAAGTACGTAAAGATGGTACTTTATCATACTTACGCCCAGATGGTAAATCACAAGTAACCGTTGAGTACGAAGATAACCAACCAGTTAGAATTGATACAGTTGTTATTTCAACTCAACATGGTGAAGAAGTTGATCATGCTACAATCGAAAAAGATATTAAAGAACATGTAGTTAAAGCTGTATTACCAGAAGATTTATTAGATGAGAATACGCGTTATTTCATTAACCCAACAGGTCGTTTCGTAATTGGAGGACCTCAAGGTGATGCAGGTTTAACAGGTAGAAAAATTATCGTTGATACTTACGGTGGCTATGCAAGTCATGGTGGTGGTGCTTTCTCAGGAAAAGATCCTACGAAAGTTGACCGTTCTGCTGCTTATGCTGCTCGTTATGTTGCTAAGAACATCGTTGCAGCTGGTTTAGCTAGAAGATGTGAGATTGAGTTAGCGTACGCAATTGGTGTCGCAGAACCTGTTTCTATCTTGGTTAATACGCATGGTACTGGGGTTATTTCTGATGAAGAGATTACTGCTTTAGTTAAAGAACACTTTGACTTAAGACCAGCGGGTATTATCAAACAATTAGATTTAAGAAGACCAATTTACAGACAAACAGCTGCATATGGACACTTTGGTAGAACAGATGTTGATTTACCATGGGAAAGAACAGATAAAGTAGAAGCATTAAAAGCGGCTATTCAATAA
- a CDS encoding carbohydrate ABC transporter permease has product MASKNKKKINWTAVLFIAPNYIGFIIFILFPVLFSLFVSFTDFNIFKGFEGMSFVGFENFIRMFTDEWFLAAVKNNLLFIIGTIPILIILSMIIATILNNKVYCKNFMRALVFIPYISSVVAISVVWMKLYNPSQGQINQLLMAIGIENTPGWLGSVDWALPALMIVSIWMGLGYNTVVYMAGLQGINKALYESAQIDGANSVQMFRHITVPMLSSTTFFLMITNIIGSFQTFGTVNIMTGGGPGKATTVIAQYIYKAGFRYHEMGYAASMAWILLIGIFSITLIQWKIQKRFENNF; this is encoded by the coding sequence TTGGCTAGTAAAAATAAAAAGAAAATTAATTGGACAGCAGTTTTATTTATAGCCCCTAATTATATCGGATTCATTATTTTTATTCTTTTCCCAGTATTATTTTCATTATTTGTATCCTTTACAGACTTTAATATATTCAAAGGCTTTGAAGGTATGTCTTTTGTAGGCTTTGAAAACTTCATTAGGATGTTTACGGATGAGTGGTTCTTAGCAGCAGTTAAAAATAATCTCTTATTTATTATTGGTACTATTCCGATTTTAATTATTCTTTCTATGATTATTGCTACCATCCTTAATAATAAAGTGTATTGCAAGAATTTCATGAGAGCACTAGTTTTCATCCCCTACATATCAAGTGTAGTTGCCATTTCAGTAGTGTGGATGAAACTTTATAATCCTTCTCAAGGACAGATCAATCAATTGCTCATGGCCATTGGTATTGAGAATACACCAGGCTGGTTAGGTAGTGTGGATTGGGCGTTACCAGCATTAATGATCGTAAGCATTTGGATGGGACTAGGCTACAATACCGTTGTTTATATGGCTGGTCTGCAAGGGATTAACAAAGCTTTATATGAATCAGCACAAATCGATGGTGCTAATTCTGTACAGATGTTTAGACATATTACAGTTCCTATGTTGAGTAGTACAACATTCTTTTTAATGATCACCAATATTATTGGCTCATTTCAAACATTTGGAACTGTTAACATTATGACAGGTGGAGGACCGGGAAAGGCTACGACAGTTATAGCTCAGTATATTTATAAAGCAGGATTCAGGTATCATGAAATGGGTTATGCAGCTTCAATGGCTTGGATCTTATTAATTGGTATTTTTTCAATTACACTTATTCAGTGGAAAATTCAAAAACGTTTCGAAAATAATTTTTAG
- the flgG gene encoding flagellar basal-body rod protein FlgG: MMRSLYTSASGMTTQQLNVDVISNNLANVNTVGYKKERLEFQSLLYETMSTANVDDKGNGKPVNMQVGHGVRPTGTVKTFTQGMMEETFAQFDFAIDGKGFMSIRGADGEEYYTRAGNFKTISVDGEMMLVTNDGYPVLSTDDEPIVFDETMDLSRITCDKQGQFMYMQDDGTLEDLGIQLKLVQFNNPQGLEAKGGNLFAVTTASGEAMLEIDNDDLSPSVVMQGFLEKSNVDIVEEMVKMIVGQRAYEINSQAIKTSDEMLQLANQLKR, translated from the coding sequence ATGATGCGATCACTTTACACATCAGCTTCTGGAATGACCACTCAACAATTAAATGTAGATGTTATTTCCAATAACTTAGCTAATGTCAATACCGTTGGTTATAAAAAAGAACGATTAGAATTCCAGTCCTTACTATATGAAACCATGTCAACAGCTAACGTTGATGATAAGGGAAATGGTAAACCTGTTAATATGCAAGTTGGACATGGTGTTCGTCCAACGGGTACAGTTAAAACTTTTACACAAGGTATGATGGAAGAAACTTTTGCCCAATTTGACTTTGCTATTGATGGTAAAGGCTTTATGAGTATCAGAGGTGCCGATGGGGAGGAATATTATACACGAGCTGGTAATTTCAAAACCATCTCTGTTGATGGTGAGATGATGTTAGTAACCAATGATGGTTATCCAGTATTGTCAACAGATGATGAGCCTATTGTCTTTGATGAAACCATGGATTTATCCCGTATCACCTGTGATAAGCAAGGCCAATTTATGTACATGCAAGATGATGGTACATTAGAAGATCTTGGCATTCAGTTAAAACTTGTACAATTCAATAACCCTCAAGGACTAGAAGCAAAAGGTGGTAATTTATTTGCAGTTACTACTGCTTCAGGTGAAGCAATGCTGGAAATAGATAATGATGACTTATCACCTAGTGTTGTGATGCAAGGTTTCTTAGAAAAATCCAATGTGGATATTGTTGAAGAAATGGTTAAAATGATTGTTGGACAAAGAGCTTATGAGATCAATTCACAAGCTATTAAGACGTCAGATGAGATGCTTCAATTAGCAAATCAACTGAAAAGATAG
- a CDS encoding spore coat protein — protein MSLQLSQKERMLLEDQKHQEEICVQKYKSFAEHAKDQELKNLLNKLASEEQHHYDMVNQMLQGQAPDMSHKQQGGQSNQSSTSNQQTGFHGAMSNQSDEVLCSDLLATEKYVSSTYDTTVFEAANPVVRQAVQHIQQDEQRHGQELFDYMNSHGMYEVK, from the coding sequence GTGTCATTGCAATTATCACAAAAGGAACGTATGCTTTTAGAAGACCAAAAACATCAAGAAGAGATTTGCGTTCAGAAATACAAGAGTTTTGCTGAGCATGCCAAAGACCAAGAATTAAAAAATCTATTGAATAAACTAGCGTCAGAAGAGCAACATCACTATGATATGGTTAATCAAATGCTCCAAGGACAAGCTCCAGATATGAGCCATAAGCAACAGGGTGGCCAAAGTAATCAGTCATCCACTTCGAATCAACAGACTGGTTTCCACGGTGCCATGAGCAACCAAAGCGATGAAGTTCTCTGTAGTGATTTATTAGCTACAGAAAAATATGTATCAAGTACCTATGATACCACAGTTTTTGAAGCTGCTAACCCTGTTGTAAGACAAGCCGTGCAACACATCCAGCAAGATGAGCAACGCCATGGTCAAGAACTTTTTGACTATATGAACAGTCACGGTATGTATGAAGTTAAGTAA
- a CDS encoding rod-binding protein, whose translation MEISSMMPITSSTMDTYEASKAKELTKSFNEVLKDTTQKVQAQGQRQEELRDACRDFEAYFLYTMFKEMDKTVMKSDLIPEGQAETMFQDMMYNEISKEASQGMGTGLGKMMYEQLSRTYNQFDK comes from the coding sequence ATGGAAATATCAAGTATGATGCCGATAACGTCTTCAACCATGGATACATATGAAGCAAGTAAGGCGAAAGAACTTACAAAGAGCTTCAATGAAGTATTAAAGGATACAACCCAAAAAGTACAAGCACAAGGTCAAAGACAAGAAGAATTAAGAGATGCTTGTCGTGATTTCGAAGCCTACTTCTTATATACCATGTTCAAAGAGATGGATAAGACTGTTATGAAGTCTGATCTGATTCCTGAAGGTCAAGCAGAGACCATGTTTCAAGATATGATGTATAATGAAATATCAAAAGAGGCTTCACAAGGAATGGGAACAGGATTAGGTAAAATGATGTACGAGCAATTATCACGCACCTATAATCAATTTGATAAATAA
- a CDS encoding ABC transporter substrate-binding protein: protein MKKILSLILVIVMMCSLLVGCGEQSASEETTEKTNQTEKAENKSNNETKTEPTKLVVWGGVPAESGPQDLVDAWNNENPDIQVEYVRFVNDDTGNTKLDTAILSGEQIDLFFTYTVDLLKKRVDSGMVESLEDAKYQDFIKENIAGEGEGMVLIDDQLYSIPTVREPFGIMLNKNMLDEKGITIPDGWTVDDYADVAKQLTGEKDGHTVYGANIIQGGGYPLDIPVTINGGDSYYNEAGNASNFDTPEFDASASLKVLMDEGYAMPYEEIFSRKLQVYAHPAFLSEEVAMTSFSAWMLRYVKDLENYPHDFVTTFAPYPTTENGVENNYQASLNNYICMNSNSDEKDAAWEFMKYWLTDGSKYMYKAGKISVWKEADPEEATKVILGDNAEELFDVEAYKAVIFNPDLEYIVDTITAGYPQLKEIYKEESEMYFLGETTKEEYLKNSKERSDKAIQAEIK, encoded by the coding sequence ATGAAAAAAATATTATCACTTATATTAGTAATAGTTATGATGTGTAGTTTATTAGTGGGGTGTGGGGAGCAATCCGCAAGTGAAGAAACAACAGAAAAAACAAATCAAACTGAAAAGGCTGAGAACAAAAGTAATAATGAGACAAAGACGGAACCAACAAAGTTAGTTGTTTGGGGTGGGGTACCAGCTGAATCAGGACCACAAGATCTTGTAGATGCATGGAATAATGAAAACCCAGATATCCAAGTTGAATATGTACGTTTTGTTAATGATGATACAGGTAATACAAAGCTGGATACAGCTATATTATCAGGTGAGCAAATAGATTTATTTTTTACTTATACTGTAGATTTACTAAAAAAACGTGTAGATAGTGGTATGGTTGAATCTTTAGAAGATGCTAAGTACCAAGATTTCATCAAAGAGAATATTGCTGGTGAAGGCGAAGGTATGGTTCTTATTGATGACCAATTATATTCTATTCCTACAGTAAGAGAACCTTTTGGTATCATGCTTAATAAAAATATGTTAGATGAAAAAGGTATTACAATACCAGATGGTTGGACAGTTGATGATTATGCTGATGTTGCAAAACAGTTAACAGGTGAGAAAGATGGTCACACAGTCTATGGTGCTAATATCATCCAAGGTGGCGGTTATCCATTAGACATTCCTGTAACGATCAATGGTGGTGACTCTTACTATAATGAAGCAGGAAATGCAAGTAATTTTGACACACCAGAATTTGATGCAAGTGCAAGTTTAAAAGTATTAATGGATGAAGGTTATGCTATGCCTTACGAAGAAATTTTCTCAAGAAAACTTCAAGTATATGCTCATCCAGCATTCCTTAGTGAAGAAGTAGCTATGACAAGCTTTTCAGCTTGGATGCTTAGATATGTTAAAGATTTAGAGAACTATCCACATGACTTTGTTACTACTTTTGCACCATATCCAACAACAGAAAATGGAGTAGAAAACAATTATCAAGCTTCATTAAACAACTATATCTGTATGAACAGTAACTCTGATGAAAAAGATGCTGCATGGGAGTTTATGAAGTATTGGTTGACAGATGGTTCTAAGTACATGTACAAAGCAGGTAAAATCTCAGTTTGGAAAGAAGCAGATCCTGAAGAAGCAACGAAAGTAATCCTTGGCGATAATGCTGAAGAGTTATTTGATGTAGAGGCTTACAAGGCAGTTATCTTTAATCCAGATTTAGAGTATATCGTAGATACCATTACAGCAGGATATCCTCAATTAAAAGAAATCTATAAAGAAGAAAGTGAAATGTATTTCTTAGGTGAAACAACTAAAGAAGAATACCTAAAGAATTCAAAAGAGCGTTCAGATAAAGCGATTCAAGCAGAAATAAAATAA
- a CDS encoding carbohydrate ABC transporter permease: MLSIRKTKKILLTVVMLCFTGLIIYPFIWMLVSSFKPLGEIYEFPMRFISDGMSLNNYKEVLFNQSPSFLLYFKNTVITTVLSVVGTLLTSSMAGYAFAKMEFKYRDQLFLIYLITMMVPFQVLMVPQFIMFKYMGLFNTLWALILPRVFSPLSTFLMRQFFVDIPNEIIEAGRIDGAKEAGIFWRLVLPLAKPAMATIVILNFVWRWNEYEAPLIFLTDKNLFTLTVGLTKFIDEAGVAQDNLILTGAMVALIPMMVIFLIGQRYMIEGLTSGSVKG; this comes from the coding sequence ATGTTATCCATTAGAAAAACTAAAAAAATTCTTCTAACGGTTGTAATGCTTTGTTTCACGGGTTTAATTATATATCCCTTTATATGGATGTTGGTGAGTTCTTTTAAGCCTTTAGGTGAAATCTATGAATTCCCTATGCGGTTTATTTCTGACGGTATGTCTTTGAACAATTATAAGGAAGTCTTATTTAATCAATCGCCCTCTTTCTTATTGTATTTTAAAAATACAGTTATTACGACTGTGCTATCAGTAGTAGGAACCTTATTGACGTCATCAATGGCAGGATATGCATTTGCCAAAATGGAGTTTAAATATAGAGACCAGTTGTTTTTGATTTATCTCATTACCATGATGGTTCCTTTCCAAGTACTCATGGTTCCACAATTTATTATGTTTAAGTATATGGGATTATTTAATACACTTTGGGCACTTATATTGCCAAGAGTATTCTCGCCACTGAGTACATTCCTTATGCGACAGTTCTTTGTGGATATTCCAAATGAAATCATCGAAGCAGGAAGGATAGATGGGGCAAAGGAGGCAGGCATCTTTTGGAGGTTGGTTTTACCTCTAGCTAAACCTGCAATGGCTACTATTGTTATCTTAAACTTCGTTTGGAGATGGAATGAATATGAAGCACCATTGATTTTCTTAACAGATAAAAATCTCTTTACTTTAACAGTAGGGTTAACGAAGTTCATCGATGAAGCTGGTGTTGCTCAGGATAATTTAATCCTTACGGGTGCTATGGTAGCACTTATCCCAATGATGGTTATATTCTTAATTGGGCAAAGGTATATGATTGAAGGTTTAACATCTGGTAGCGTTAAAGGTTAA
- a CDS encoding S8 family peptidase: protein MAELDYNKGKNCSDIITSEEYIDIYHIPTPQENIEDVARQMGAECIQPISATDYILHIKVAPEDLEDFYRSIEYLVIPNIYGLGSTSALSASGILPTLKSPELNITGKNVIIGVIDTGIDYTHEAFIYEDYTSKILSLWDQEGKGTPPKGFLYGTEYTNEQITEAFLSDDPYAIVPSTDSVGHGTYIAGIAAGRPNERLDFQGVAPDADLVVVKVKQAKKSIIDFFQVKEDVVAFQSNDVVQAVNYVFEKAREFKKPLIILFTGASTEGPHNGAIYLEEQLAAKGDVYGTIAVVGAGNEANAAHHYHGQFRNGESKIQVPLIVSEKDRGLFFNMWCSLPDELTIELVSPQGYSTGKIPIKSLQWQRLSTPLETTIINVFYEFIEIRGGEEAIYVRMLHPSPGIWNIIVHGDSITTGRFNIWLPIRGFIDDKTIFLEPSPNITIVNPAANIGTLTVGAYNEIYDSIYLPSSRGYTANNQVKPNIVAPGVNVLGPIPDNKYEVKSGTSASTAIAAGASALFTEWAVLKGNDPTLNTYKLTAYLARGANRKKNITYPNKEWGYGSLDLFNTFKVLQGKYE from the coding sequence ATGGCAGAGTTAGATTATAACAAAGGTAAGAACTGTTCTGATATCATTACATCTGAAGAGTATATTGATATCTATCATATACCGACTCCACAGGAAAATATCGAAGATGTAGCCCGGCAAATGGGCGCTGAATGCATTCAACCTATCTCAGCAACAGATTATATATTACATATTAAAGTAGCTCCTGAAGACTTAGAAGATTTTTATAGATCTATCGAATACTTAGTTATCCCCAATATTTATGGATTAGGCAGTACTAGTGCTTTATCAGCATCAGGTATACTTCCAACCCTAAAGAGTCCTGAACTAAATATAACAGGCAAGAATGTCATTATTGGTGTTATTGATACAGGTATTGATTATACTCATGAAGCATTTATATATGAAGATTATACAAGTAAGATACTTAGCTTATGGGATCAGGAAGGTAAAGGAACACCGCCTAAAGGCTTTTTATATGGTACAGAATATACCAATGAACAGATTACAGAAGCTTTTTTATCTGATGACCCTTACGCCATCGTACCTTCTACTGATTCTGTTGGTCATGGTACATATATAGCAGGAATAGCTGCTGGTAGACCTAATGAAAGGTTAGATTTTCAAGGTGTAGCTCCTGATGCAGACCTTGTTGTAGTGAAAGTTAAGCAAGCTAAGAAAAGCATAATTGATTTCTTTCAAGTTAAAGAAGATGTTGTTGCATTTCAATCCAATGATGTTGTTCAAGCGGTTAACTATGTATTTGAAAAAGCACGAGAATTTAAAAAACCCTTAATTATTCTATTTACCGGCGCTTCAACGGAAGGTCCACATAATGGCGCCATCTACTTGGAAGAGCAACTGGCAGCTAAAGGCGATGTATATGGTACCATCGCCGTAGTAGGTGCAGGAAATGAAGCCAATGCAGCCCATCATTACCATGGTCAATTTCGAAACGGTGAATCAAAAATCCAGGTACCCCTTATCGTGTCAGAGAAAGATCGTGGTCTTTTCTTTAATATGTGGTGTAGTCTTCCTGATGAATTGACCATTGAACTGGTTTCACCACAGGGTTATTCAACAGGTAAAATTCCTATCAAATCTTTACAATGGCAAAGACTTTCGACACCATTAGAAACAACCATCATCAATGTCTTTTATGAATTCATTGAGATTCGTGGTGGTGAAGAAGCTATATATGTCCGAATGCTTCATCCATCACCTGGTATATGGAACATTATCGTTCATGGGGATAGTATTACCACTGGTAGATTTAATATTTGGCTGCCTATAAGGGGGTTTATCGATGATAAAACCATCTTCTTAGAACCTAGTCCTAACATAACCATTGTCAATCCTGCTGCCAATATAGGTACTTTAACTGTTGGTGCCTATAATGAAATTTATGATAGCATTTACCTTCCTTCTAGTAGAGGATATACAGCTAATAATCAAGTAAAGCCTAATATTGTTGCACCTGGTGTAAATGTATTAGGACCTATTCCTGATAATAAATACGAAGTCAAGTCTGGTACCAGCGCTTCCACGGCTATTGCTGCTGGAGCTAGTGCTTTATTCACTGAATGGGCAGTCCTTAAAGGGAATGACCCCACTTTAAACACTTATAAGTTAACTGCTTATTTAGCAAGAGGAGCTAATAGAAAAAAGAATATCACTTACCCTAACAAAGAGTGGGGGTATGGTTCTCTGGACTTATTCAACACCTTTAAAGTACTTCAAGGTAAATATGAATAA
- the flgF gene encoding flagellar basal-body rod protein FlgF: MIKGIYTAASGMMTQYKKMDVVSNNLANADTAGFKKDGVVTASFGEVMMMKINDPSSPMPTEIGKMSMGVTVNQLYTDNTQGSLVQTNSPFDVAIDGEGYVTVGVIDEQGNVTEQFTRDGSFTVTNEGFLMTSEGHLVMGTEGSITIPAGEIVIDEDGTILVDGQFVDKIKLTNFEDRSTLRKIGDSLYATTDDSVVKAFDGRLQQGFIEGSNVDVVKEMAEMISMSRAYEASQKVLQANDESLGKAVNEVGSL; this comes from the coding sequence TTGATAAAAGGTATTTATACAGCAGCAAGTGGTATGATGACCCAATACAAGAAAATGGACGTTGTATCTAATAATCTAGCCAATGCTGATACAGCAGGTTTTAAAAAAGATGGTGTTGTAACGGCATCTTTTGGTGAGGTCATGATGATGAAAATTAATGACCCGAGTAGTCCAATGCCAACTGAAATTGGTAAAATGAGTATGGGTGTAACAGTCAATCAACTTTATACAGATAATACACAAGGTTCACTTGTACAGACCAATAGTCCCTTTGACGTAGCAATTGATGGTGAAGGCTATGTTACAGTAGGTGTCATTGATGAGCAAGGTAATGTGACAGAACAATTTACCCGTGATGGTAGCTTTACAGTAACCAATGAAGGATTCCTAATGACATCAGAAGGGCATCTGGTAATGGGAACTGAAGGTAGTATTACTATCCCAGCAGGTGAAATAGTAATTGACGAAGATGGAACGATCTTAGTAGATGGTCAATTTGTTGATAAAATTAAGCTGACTAATTTCGAAGATAGATCCACCTTGAGAAAAATTGGTGACAGTCTTTATGCTACCACTGATGATTCTGTAGTAAAAGCTTTTGATGGTCGCCTACAACAAGGATTTATTGAGGGATCTAATGTAGATGTAGTGAAAGAAATGGCTGAAATGATCAGTATGTCTAGAGCTTATGAGGCTAGTCAGAAAGTACTTCAAGCTAATGATGAATCTCTAGGAAAAGCAGTAAACGAAGTAGGTAGTCTTTAA